The Paraburkholderia caffeinilytica genome segment AGGCGCTGAATGCGTCATCGAATGCGGCCGGATACGGATGCTCGGGCGCGAGGCGATAGTCGACGGTGTAGCACGGACCGTTGAGGGCGCGCGAAAGACGGCTTGCGTATTCAACCGAGCTTTTAGCCGTTCCCAGCACGTAGCCGCCGCCGTGGAAGTGCAACACGGTCGCCTTGTGCCCTGCCCCCGCGGCAACCACGCGCAACGCACTGACCCCGTGCAGATCGACGTCCGTCACTTCCGTGCCCGCGGGCGCCGGGAACTGCTCCAGAAGGAACCGTTCATAAGCCGCGCGCTGTCCCCGGTCGCCGCGCGCAATGTCATCCGGCTTGAACACGCCCTTCCAGAGATCGAAAGCGCGCTGGCTCTCGGGGCGCGCCATCCGCTTTCCTTCGCGTGCCGCGCTCAAGCCGACGACCTCGCCCGGCGGCAGCTTGGCCGCCTTGAGAATGTCGTGTCCCCAGGCGAACGACCACGAAGCCTCAGCCAGCGGATCGATACGCGAGAGCCCCTTCAGTCGTCCGTTCCGTTGACGTACACGCGCCTCGTCGGGCTCATGCGCCCAATCGACGACAAAGCGCGCGCCCGCCTGAATCCGCGTAGTACGCGGCTGGCGGCGCTGCTCGTATTCCAGCAGCGCGTCCTGAACGCCGGCCCGGCCATGGTTCTTGAGACAGCTGGCGAGAACCCATGCGTCTTCGATCGCCTGGCAGGCGCCTTGCGCCAGGTAGGGCACCATCGCATGCGCCGCGTCGCCGAGCAGGGCGATCCGTCCGGTGCTCCAGTGTTCGATCGGATCCCGGTGGTACATCCCGGTAATGAACGTCGAGTCCACGGCGTCCAGCATCTTCTGGACGGTCGGCTCGGCCCCGTCGAACGAGCGCCGCAGTTGCGCGACGTCCCCCGACTGCGTCCACGACTCGCGGCTCACTTCCGTTGCCGGCACCGACGCAAGAATGCTGTAGAGGTCCTTACGAACCCAGTACGAAACGATATTCCTGCCCACGCCGAACCAGTTGTTCCCGGCCACCGGCAACCGCAGGCCCGCAAGCCGGTCGGCAGGGATGAGCGAGCGCCACATCAGGATGTTGGCGAACTGCTTCTCCTCAGGTCCCCGCAGCGCCGTGCGAACGGCGGAGTGAATGCCATCCGCGCCGATCACGGCGTCGCCACGAATCACTTCGCCATTTTGCAGTGTGACGTAAGCGCCCTCGTCGTCCTGCGAAACCGACGCGCACTCCGCTCCCAGGCGGATCACGCCAGGCGGCACGGCCTTCGCGAGCAGGTCGATCAGGTCGGCGCGGTGGACGTTGTAAAGCAGCGCGCCGTAACGCGCCTCTGCCTCCTTGCCCAAGGGAGCCACGTACAGAAGACGTCCCGTCGACAATTCCAGGTAGTCAAAACGCTCCGGCACGGTCGCGACGCTCGCCAGCGCCGGCTCAAGCCCCAATTCCCGTAGCACGATCGTGCCGTTCGCCGCGATCTGGACACCCGCTCCGACCTCCGTCAATTGCGGCGCACGCTCCAGTACAATCGGCTCGATGCCGTGGCGTAGCAGCGCCAGAGCGGTCGTTAACCCACCAATGCCTCCTCCGACAACTATGATTTTCATGCAAAGTTTCTCCTATCGAGTTAGTTATTGCAGTGTAGTTAATTAACTCGACACGGTAAAGTAATGACGACACCAGGGAAAACCCTTCGCTCGGATGGGGCGGAGACACGAATTCGCTTGAAGGAAGAGGCCCAACGCCTGTTCGCGCTGCGCGGACTGGACGGGGTTTCCGTGCAGGACATCATTTCCGCCGCAGGGCAGCGCAATAGCGCCTCGCTGCGCTATTACTTCGGGAACAAACTCGAACTGGCACGCGAGCTGGTCGTGGACGGTGCGCGCCTGATCGACGAAGACCGTCAGGCGCGGCTCGACAGACTGGAGGCGGAGGAAGGGATCAGCGTACGGGCGGTATTGGGCGCGCTGCTCTTTCCGATGCTCGAGCTGGCGGATCGTACCGGTCAGGCGACATACATCCGCATGATCGCCAACTTGCAGTTGAACAACCGCGCGTTCTTGCGGGAGGCGCTGGAAAACAAGTGGAATCTGGGCTATCAGCGCTGCAATGCCCTGCTCCGCGACCTGCTTGCCGA includes the following:
- a CDS encoding TetR/AcrR family transcriptional regulator, yielding MKEEAQRLFALRGLDGVSVQDIISAAGQRNSASLRYYFGNKLELARELVVDGARLIDEDRQARLDRLEAEEGISVRAVLGALLFPMLELADRTGQATYIRMIANLQLNNRAFLREALENKWNLGYQRCNALLRDLLADIPPAIVDHRLSLVGIYGNASLAAWEASRDSDETGGLWSPQYAVSSLMDTFESVLTAALSEETRSLLGDADGER
- a CDS encoding alpha/beta hydrolase fold domain-containing protein, producing MKIIVVGGGIGGLTTALALLRHGIEPIVLERAPQLTEVGAGVQIAANGTIVLRELGLEPALASVATVPERFDYLELSTGRLLYVAPLGKEAEARYGALLYNVHRADLIDLLAKAVPPGVIRLGAECASVSQDDEGAYVTLQNGEVIRGDAVIGADGIHSAVRTALRGPEEKQFANILMWRSLIPADRLAGLRLPVAGNNWFGVGRNIVSYWVRKDLYSILASVPATEVSRESWTQSGDVAQLRRSFDGAEPTVQKMLDAVDSTFITGMYHRDPIEHWSTGRIALLGDAAHAMVPYLAQGACQAIEDAWVLASCLKNHGRAGVQDALLEYEQRRQPRTTRIQAGARFVVDWAHEPDEARVRQRNGRLKGLSRIDPLAEASWSFAWGHDILKAAKLPPGEVVGLSAAREGKRMARPESQRAFDLWKGVFKPDDIARGDRGQRAAYERFLLEQFPAPAGTEVTDVDLHGVSALRVVAAGAGHKATVLHFHGGGYVLGTAKSSVEYASRLSRALNGPCYTVDYRLAPEHPYPAAFDDAFSAYRGLLAAGVDPSTVFLSGESSGGGLALALAAALRRAGLPLPAGVVAIGPLTDLTLGGPSVIANSGDDPAANRETLSNLVASYFQGHEPTDPMVSPLFADLADLPPVFLSAVEGEVLESDTTRFAERATAAGANVKLKMVADSVHVFTLFPFLPETAETLEEIGQWSRRLLPA